Proteins encoded within one genomic window of Bemisia tabaci chromosome 2, PGI_BMITA_v3:
- the LOC140223968 gene encoding uncharacterized protein, whose translation MTSAEQPAQLSKAQRALAVSKGKREDIVGRVQAFYNTVSQLQPDELSAHRAILDRLQMLKSKFDTVQWEILEYNTYVSKPEALEVNQVSSAFEGLVQKIECKFTEQGITLEQQPAQNLQPAQPAARPAVRLPKLELKHFSGKSEDWLSFTNIFTIAVHGVASLSAVEKFQYLISTLEGDALSLIKGLEITAANYVVAWDLLRARYHNERRLISYHIGQLLDLEEVKNNATSITKFLVNFREHTQALSSLKRNVMDGNDILVSVILRKLPFQLRTRLEDYRGVNTDFPKIEEILKFLEKECIQLEDITQAEKKQSQNSKGADASAEQGSSVRFPKCPLCRSAHKLAQCREFLAKSPESRRVTIKENQLCFNCFDGKHGIYQCTSKGRCRECGGMHHTLIHLPNRSAPDAHATHCAQTHDEGASCDENEEENSPTHRHEARARTNVALTSRASTTVLLGTTSLMVRGRDKQFFKARALIDSGAMTSFCTKAFAKRAGLALESEEPATYLWARRSPRRHCHRCHMLFDQTLQEETTLAKDQNHRN comes from the coding sequence atgaCGTCAGCAGAGCAGCCCGCACAGCTGAGCAAGGCACAGCGCGCTCTGGCGGTCTCAAAAGGTAAAAGAGAGGATATAGTCGGTAGAGTCCAAGCCTTCTACAACACGGTGTCACAGCTACAGCCAGATGAACTCAGCGCGCATCGAGCAATTTTGGATCGGTTGCAAATGTTGAAAAGCAAATTTGACACAGTTCAATGGGAAATTTTAGAGTACAACACTTATGTGTCCAAGCCAGAAGCTCTCGAGGTGAACCAAGTTAGCTCAGCTTTTGAGGGACTTGTTCAAAAAATCGAATGCAAATTCACAGAGCAAGGCATTACACTCGAGCAACAGCCAGCTCAAAATTTGCAGCCAGCCCAACCCGCAGCGCGACCTGCCGTTAGATTGCCGAAACTCGAGCTAAAACATTTCTCGGGAAAATCCGAAGACTGGCTAAGTTTCACCAACATTTTCACGATTGCTGTTCACGGTGTTGCCTCCTTGAGCGCCGTggaaaaattccaatatttaatcAGCACTTTAGAAGGCGATGCTCTAAGTTTAATTAAGGGCTTAGAAATTACGGCGGCAAATTATGTGGTGGCATGGGATCTTCTGAGAGCTCGCTACCACAACGAGCGCAGATTGATTTCCTACCATATCGGTCAATTATTGGATTTAGAGGAAGTAAAAAACAACGCGACGTCTATCACAAAATTCTTAGTAAATTTTAGGGAGCATACCCAAGCGCTAAGCTCTCTAAAAAGAAACGTAATGGATGGTAACGATATTCTGGTCTcagtaattttgagaaaacttccTTTTCAATTACGCACACGTCTTGAAGACTACAGAGGCGTCAACacagattttccaaaaattgaggaGATTCTAAAATTCTTGGAAAAAGAATGCATACAACTTGAGGACATAACGCAAGCGGAAAAGAAGCAATCCCAAAATTCCAAAGGGGCCGATGCTTCTGCGGAGCAAGGCTCCTCAGTGAGATTTCCCAAATGTCCGTTGTGTCGGTCTGCGCATAAACTGGCACAATGTCGGGAATTTTTGGCAAAGTCTCCAGAGTCGAGACGAGTTACAATTAAGGAAAATCAACTCTGCTTCAACTGTTTTGATGGAAAACACGGCATATACCAGTGCACCTCAAAAGGGCGATGTCGAGAATGCGGAGGAATGCATCACACCCTGATTCACCTCCCAAATAGATCAGCGCCTGATGCCCACGCAACACATTGTGCACAGACGCACGATGAAGGCGCATCTTGCGACGAAAACGAGGAAGAGAACTCTCCCACGCACAGACACGAAGCCAGGGCCAGGACAAATGTTGCACTTACTTCGCGTGCATCCACAACAGTGCTCCTGGGAACGACGTCACTCATGGTGAGGGGACGAGATAAGCAGTTTTTTAAGGCAAGGGCATTAATTGACAGTGGTGCAATGACATCATTTTGCACAAAAGCGTTTGCAAAAAGGGCGGGACTCGCTCTCGAATCCGAAGAACCCGCTACCTATTTATGGGCTAGGAGATCACCGCGTCGACACTGCCACCGGTGCCACATGTTGTTTGATC